Within the Borrelia miyamotoi genome, the region AAATGTTGTTATTAGTAATAATTTCATTACTTCTAAGGGTGTTGGTACAGCTTTTGAATTTGCTTTTGCTTTACTTAAAATACTTAAGGGAGAGAAAGTACTTGAAGATGTAAAAAATCAAGTTTTGCTTTAGGGTGATTTACAATATTTAAAATCTAGGGTATTTTGATTGATCTAATTTATGATTATTTTGAAATTAAATTTTTGATATTTTCAAGAATAATTAATTCTTCATTTGTTGGTATTATAAGTATTTTTGTCTTGCTTTTTTTACTTGAGATTTCAGATTCTACGTTTTTTTCTCTTGCTAGACTATTCTTTTGCGGATCAATTTCTATTCCAATGTTCTCAAAGCCTTTTAGTGCCAGTTCTCTTATTCCATAATCGGTAATACCTATTCCGGCTGTGAAAATTACTGCATCAACATTGAAATCAAGAACTGCAAGGTAAGATCCGATATATTTTTTTATTCTATAAGCCATTATTTCAACTGCAAGTTTGGAATTATAGTCATTTTTTTCTACTCTTTCCCAAATATCTCTGAGATCGTTTGATTTAAGAGATATTCCAAGCATGCCACTTTCTTTGTTAAGGATTTCTTCAATCTTTCTTGGGGTTTTGTTGAGTAGTTTGCTCATTAAAGGGATAATTGCAGGATCTATATCACCACTTCTTGTACCCATTACAAGTCCTTCAAGAGGGGTAAGGCCCATGCTTGTATCGTAAGATACTCCTTTTTTGACTGCATTAATGCTTGAGCCATTGCCTAGATGTAATATTATTAAGTTTAGATCTTTTGTATTTTTGTTAAGTATTGTTGAAACTCTTTTTGTTATGTATTCATATGATAAACCGTGAAATCCATATTTTCTAACGTTATGGTTTTTGTACCAGGAATATGGTGTAGCGTATAGGAATGCCTTTTCGTTCATGGTTTTATGCCATGATGTGTCAAAGCATAAAACTTGTTTAGCGTTTGGAAATATTTTAGTTATTGTTTCTATTACTTTTATTGCAATTGGATTGTGGAGAGGTGCAAGCTTAGAGACCATTTTTAGTTTGTTTAAGACATTCTCATTAAGTACTACTGAATTTTTGAAATTTGGCCCTCCATGTACAATTCTGTGTCCTATTGCTTTAATTTCATCTGGTGTGTCTATGATTTTTAATTTTTTGGTTAATATGCTAATCAGTTGTTTTAATGCTTTCTTGTGTGATTTAATACTTGGATCTGTTTTTTCCAGTAATCCGTTTTTGGTTTTAATTTTAATTATTGATTCTCTTGTTTTTATTTTTTCAATTGTTCCAGATGCTAGGACTTGTGCGTCTTTGTTTTTATAGAGTGTAAATTTTAATGAAGAGCTTCCTGTATTGAGTGTTAATATTTTCATATCTTTCACCTTATTTTGCCATTAAGATAGTTCAAATTTTTGTATATACAATTAATTTTTTCAGATACTTTAATATTTTTTAAATTTAGAAAAATTGAATTTTTGTATTTTGGATTTATTTTAATTATGGTGGGATTGTCTTTTATAATTTGCATTATTTTTTCAGCAGGAATGCTTTTTATGTTTAAATATTCGATTTCGAGTAATCCATTTCTTTCTTTAAGGCTTACAATATTGAGTTTTTTTGCAATAATTTTTAATCCTGCTAATAGAAATAAGTTATTTAGCTCTTTTGGGATTGATCCAAATCGATCATGAATTTCATCTCTTATTTTATTATTTTCTTCTTCACTTTGAATGGATGAGATTTTTTTATAGATTAATATTTTATCTTGTTCGTTATTTACATAGCTATCGGGTATGAATCCATTATAGTTGATTTCAATAATGACTTTGTCTTCTTTGAGATTCTTGCTTCCCATTCGCTTCTCAATTGCTTTGTTTAGCATTTTTAAGTAGTAATCTAGACCAATAGATTCGATTTCTCCATGTTGTTCTCTTCCAAGTAGATTTCCAACACCTCTTATTTCCATATCTTTTATTGCTATTTGAAATCCTGATCCAAGTTCTGAGGATTCAGATATTGCTCTTAGTCTTTCAATCGCATTTTCTTTTAAGCTCGAGTTTTCTTTATATAGGAGATAAGCAAAGGCTTTCTGTGAGCCTCT harbors:
- a CDS encoding acetate kinase; this translates as MKILTLNTGSSSLKFTLYKNKDAQVLASGTIEKIKTRESIIKIKTKNGLLEKTDPSIKSHKKALKQLISILTKKLKIIDTPDEIKAIGHRIVHGGPNFKNSVVLNENVLNKLKMVSKLAPLHNPIAIKVIETITKIFPNAKQVLCFDTSWHKTMNEKAFLYATPYSWYKNHNVRKYGFHGLSYEYITKRVSTILNKNTKDLNLIILHLGNGSSINAVKKGVSYDTSMGLTPLEGLVMGTRSGDIDPAIIPLMSKLLNKTPRKIEEILNKESGMLGISLKSNDLRDIWERVEKNDYNSKLAVEIMAYRIKKYIGSYLAVLDFNVDAVIFTAGIGITDYGIRELALKGFENIGIEIDPQKNSLAREKNVESEISSKKSKTKILIIPTNEELIILENIKNLISK